atacCATTTTAACTACAAATAGCATatcaacccaatggggtagctcaagtggcaagtgagctctctttgtggggaagaatttcgggagaacccgggttcgattcccacaagtgacgattccccccgggccagctcccgtgcctcctgGACTCGGAGCGAACACGGGTGGACCCAGACCGTTAAACAGACCGAGAAAGACCCGgtggatttaccaaaaaaaaaaaaaaaaactacaaatagCATATCACCCTCAACGAAAAGAATGAACTGTTACTAAGCAATCTTTTGTAGCTAGAGGCAATGAGCAGAAACTTACACTCTTCTCTTCTTGCTCTTGCTGTGTCTGAAGATCACGCTGATTCTTTTCAGCCAGAGCTCTAGCCTGGAAACAGAGACAACCACATatttagtaaaatcagtttatTTGCTGGCACTTTTTAGGGGACACTccgagaaaaaaaatgaatcacAATCCTCATGGCACTGTTTATTGTATAGGGCAGCTTCTTAATTCCCATAAGTCCATAActaaatgtaatttttgttttagaAATTATCTTTTAATCCTTTTATGAGTATTTTCAGATTTAAGTATAAGCACTGATACTATTTAAGTCTTCAGAGAATTCCTGATACTATGGAAATGTTTAACtattataagtaaataaataaactgtGCAAGTTAGAAAAAGCAGTAAAGCACCATTCGCTCCCGGGTCCTTGTATGGTGATTCAATCtagctcttcttctttcttcactTTCTCCTTCTACTTCACGGAATTCATCAAATGACGAGCCAAGGTCTACATGcacataaataacaaaataaaaatttattatcacAAAATATTACTGTATTAAAAATTAGTATAAACAGAAATAACTTCAGAAGAACTTTGCACTATGCAAATCATGTTTTAGCAATTAAAAATGGTGTTACCTCCAAAAAGAGAGGAGGAGAAGTCATCAACAAAATTTTTCAAAGGTGATTTGCTCTTTCCAGTAGATTGGGTACCATGAGAGGTCCACTTATCATTCGTGCCTCCTCCATTATTGTTGAACAACATGTCAAACATGGGGTCCTAGAGCAAAATATGAGATATTAGTCCACTGAATTTGTATAAGACTTCAACAAATAACAGGCTACCGTTTCTACCGTGCTGGTATTGCCAAATATGTCCCCTGCACTATGTGTCTTTTTCACGTTCGACTCTTTTCTAGAAACATAATGTTGTTGTCCTTGTGAGGTACTCGTACCCCTACCACTCACAAAATCCTCAAGTCCATTGATTGACGGATTAGTTTCTGCAAGTTTCTCCAATGGATCAGAGAATGGCCAGGAAGAAACATTTTGCGCAGGTGGGGTAGATTCGAAGACCGAAAAAGGATCATCAGCAAAGGTGGAGCTTTGTTTGTATGAATGAACACTTGATTGCTGAGAGTGACTTGTCCTTGCTGATTTTTCACTATGCAAAAGGAAATGCAGATAACAAGGCTATTTCAGTTCAGAACAAGCCAACTACAATAACTATATTACGTTTAGTCACAACAGAAATACACCGTCACTCAAAAATCACCAACACTTCCTATTATATATATCCCATAAAACTATTCTCAAATAAATCCAAAAGTTCAGTGTAGATTCCCAAGAATACTATAGGGACTATTCTGTTTATGAAATCCAATAGGGAACTACAATCTAATGCAATTTTTAAATGCATGTTTTTTTCAGACATGGCACTTTTTTGAGGGATGGTGGGAGTAATTAATGCCATCAGTATGAACCATGATTGAATGGCTAATTATTTCAGCAGTCTAGCCCAAGCAGGCCATTAATATGCATGAAGTCAATCGATCACTAAGAGAACCAATACAAACATTAAACAAGAACAATTTACAATTGATGGATCTCAAGGACACACTCTCCAACCCTTTCTATTCAAGACTAAGGGCtcagataaataaataaataaacaaataaatgtaGGCctaaacaaaatagaaatttgCATATCTGTAGCACACAAACCAAATATTGATGcatataaataaaaaggaaaaagtgtcaaataagtcCCTAAGTCGAGCAAATAGTGCAATTGAGCCCCTAACTAAAATGAGCTTTGCATCAAGACCCTTCAAATAAGCAAAAAAGTGCAGTTGAGTCATAATCTTACATATTCAGCAGGTAACCACTAACTAGGCTTTCACATGTACTTTTACTCGTATGTAATTAGACATTTGTACacataattttttcaaaaaattagaaaacaaaaagccCTCGGACAAAGACCACAGTGGCTATCTCCGTCCAGCGACAGCCATGGCTGCTGTCAAACAACCATGGGTTTTTGACAGTAGCCCTGGCTATCTTCATGAGTCCAGATTCCAGATTTGGACATAGAGGTCCAGATCTGGACTCTGAACTCTGAGACAATGGGTGCCCTTCGTCTTAGAGTAGTGGGGGGAAGGGACTTGGAATTACATGAGAACACAATAATCTATTGGCCATGGCCACCCTTGTCTCGGAGTGGTTACTGTCAAAACAGGCTGCGGCTGTTGCACGACAGAAACAGGccagcaatttttttttatttcttttattctgttattattttttaaaattttacaaaattgtcCAATTCATTACCAAGTCACTGCCACATCTAAATAAAAGTACACATGGAAGTCTAGTCAATGCCAAATCAGCATATTAAgactcaattgcactatttGACGTTTTAAGAGGTCATGAATCATGATGGAActtctttttattaattagaGACTCAATTGGACTATTTACTCAACTTAaggggcttatttgaccttttttccAAGAAAGAAAATAGCAAGTTAAAAGTAGAAGAAATTGCATTCCAAGTCCAAAACATAAACCAAAGGAGAATATAGCATTCTAGCAATAACTGAAATGTAAAAGTTATAAGGATAGAATATTCAATTGTCATACTATCAAAATTAGTATACAAAAGTTTAGCCTATGATTTTAAGCTCTAAAAAGCCCTGAATTAAGATGTTATGTAGTTCCCCTAATGGAAATAAATCCTTTATGATCACAGTTCTATATCCACATACAGAATACTCAGAGCAAGCAAGAGAAAAGCTATATCACCCCCTCAGCACCATTGCAAGAACCACACAAATCAGAAAACCATACCATTTTCTAAagaatttttaagtttttgatTAACTTAGCAATTCCAAATTCAGAAACAAATTTTAACTCAGCTGACCAGATCTGAAGCTAAAGCATATGCTTTTGATAAATTACAttcaaaagaaaatcataattgaatATCAAAAACTGATTTGCAGAAGATTTAGAATTAAGTACACCCATACCTGTTGCTATGTGAACCAAAACCAGGAATCAAATCATCAGAGCCATGCACATTTTGGACTACAGTTTTCTTCGCACCCTCCGATTTGAATCCCAAATTCCCAAACAAATCATCAACCGAATCACTCGGCTTGGGCGCAGACccgaaaaaatcaaaatcatctctCAAATTCGAATTGTTTCTGTTATTCCCGTTCTGATTCGTCGAACCCTTAAAAAACGTGTCCAAATCGACATGACTTTGCTGGGCGGTGGTCGAGTTCGAACTCGGGAACTGCCCGCCAAAGATATCACTATTGTCATAATTCTGTTGCCCAGAAACTTTACCGGATCGGAAAACGCCATCCAGATCATCCACGAAGGACCCATTAAAGGGATCCGAATTGTTGGAAGATTTTTGCCCCGAATCGTAACCTAAATCTTTAGGGAAACCACTGCTGGGCTTGCTTTTAGCTTTTAAATTGGCCAAAGGAGTCGAATTTCCACGCGACTTGACGCCATACCGCTCAACCAGAACTCCAAACTCATCCATGTTCTTGTATTTCCTTTATATATGtaagatatatgtatatatacacacactattGTATATGTTTATAATGTATAAGTTTCTAGAAATATGTAAACCAATCCTCACAGAAATTAATCGTATTCAGAAGAGGAATGAACGGAGGATGAAGGAGTGAGAGAGAGAAGGGAGTGAAATGGAGcttctttctctctcctctttaCTCTTTCTCTCCCCCTCTCCCTATTAAGGCGTTTGAAGCTCTCGTTGATGAGTGTCGGCGTACCGCGTACGTACGTGTTTCAAATGCCAACGATTCAAGTGGCAGTCACCGCGCCGTGCCAACTGCCAATTACCTAGTGCTTTCCCAATCATTAGCAATGGACCATTGCATTTTTTCTTCTCTATTACTAattccgtcccattttggttgtctacaaataaaattattaatcgtcctgcaatctatactatttcctatactattaaggtagGTGCTTGATTTACACCCCTGTGCGCAAGatagagcatctatgctatacaattcaatatgccttaaaaatatttttgtgtaagtagttgtgcaaattcacttcccaaatcaatgtggaacaaaagctacttgaaagctttttctctttatttttctaactcaaatgggtcaactttgaaaaccaatttctcatttactcattatccgttttgagcgtacagtatatcaatttttttgtctaactacgaagaactcgAATCCATTTTGACTCGACCCAAaacgaaagtggaccccacatatatttgtaccacaatatagccactaaaatgccattttacgctatttttttcaacagttatttgttcagagaatatcaacgctctacggtcaaccaacaatcactcaactgattatcctaTTTCTCCCAGGTAAATtattctctaatatagttatacttactgaatatcaaaatataaatgtacttcaagatcttgcaataactaaccgaaaagtaattaaattaatgatatataatgcaatgtaaattatctacatattacatttatacacttattttagaacactgaatttttgtgatatttgttgcatgcaaagAAGATTCATACCATAGTTTATTTGTtgattcttatatgttataaatcataatatcataagaaagagatactttgatgaaatatgaagcatgagtagtctgccaatcaacggttatggacatcgcgtttcaacagtttggatgtaAATCATTCCAAAAGTCATACACTCCTTTGGTAAtctggagtgaagtttggattaacagtttaTATATGATTCATGCATTccgatatatttttgtttattgtctgATATcagtatgatgatttgaattttaagagcatagaaacaagatcgaaacatgcttatatgcttgaatagtcttacctcaaagttactacacactatcacacaatgctttatttgtatgttagactcaaggttactaactttTCACAATAGTtagagacttgctttatatgtatgaaatattaacaaaaaaattagactttagatgtgagttttacttatatatacctgcgaatctgaaacattttgaaatttagtaattggtaaaatcaatatgttttacagtttgactatcaaaactaattttatggaaaaaatcacagaatatatacatgtagattataaaattaaaatttcagtgtcaatattgctatgactcaatgctttaattacattaaaagtgattttttaaaacttcaagctcaagatatggcacGCTAGATGAGTCGCAGTTGGAAGGTCAGTGATCCGCTCGctgactttagatgtcgttgatcaaattaatcagtacatgtgcaacatgaatattgcaaaaggacgaacatatttaagttgtaactctttgtgtaaggcagaaccagacggtgaaaatctattagaagtacacaatCCAAAATTCTTAAACAGTTtaagattgtatgattttcttaatcattcattgatgttaaaggtcggtgcacctgaTATGTTATGGTAgaagatagaccattctcttggtctCTATAATGGTACccgactcatcatcacaagattggcagatcacattgttgaagcaagaatagttaatgggacacatgaaagaaccaaagttcttatctctcgaatgtctctcactctttctgatacaAGATTGTCCTTCAAGTTCTAGCATAAATTATtctcattgatgcttgcatatgtcATGACTATTAACAAAAGCTAgggccgaacactaactcacattgggttattgctgaaaaaaccagttttaatcacggtcaattgtacgaGGCTTTCTCctgagtcacccatcctgatagcttgaaagtgttaattagttctaaaCGAGGATGGACACGATTGTGTTGCTACaaccaatgttgtctacaaagaggttttcaataatgtgtaaatacaaccgatgatattatgttttttcaagatggaaaaattgctatatatctacacaaaaatatatcttccatacatatgagttagaataacaaTTTATTCCTATAATTGAGTTATTAGAAAACGTgtatatttgcccaatttataaaaatcataaacaatgatatataaaatctctaaaatttCAGCATCACATACGCACATCTAcatattagctattaattaagcaattatttgctggaattcaatcaaggataacatcagaaaacataatcgatccaaaatatatcttcaattgcactatataatatttgatgttataatttatataattatatatggatccaaatattcttattatattataacaaatccattccatgcatcgcacgggtgaaaatactacttaagtttaacattaatatataaaatttatatatctaaaaactacattaaaatactattaaacacaaaaaattaaatttaaaaataataaaaaattactaaagaaaataagcaataaagaagAAGTTGAtttaaccaatgaatagtaaacaagacAGGTAAAATAGGACAAAGGGGGTATTAGTCTATCctctatatctactatactaataagagccaaagaaagttaggcctataatgggtagaaaaaatgactgtcaaattattaaatcaaatagatggttcagattgtttatatttatatttttgcttgagatttcctaatttattcttaattatatgattatccattaaattttccgttaaatattctctttttcgttaatattccgttaacttttaacttacccattaattatataaattacaacatcaaatattatatagtgaaattgaagatatgttttggatcgattatgttttatgatgttatccttgtttgaatcccagcaaataattgcttaattaatagctattGTGTAGATGTAGGCATGCAGTGTtcgaactttagagattttatatatcattgtttaggatttttataaattggacaaatatgctcgttctctagtaactcagttataggaatcaattgctattctaattcatatgtatggaagatatatttttgtgtatatatcaattttttcatcttgaaaaaatcataatatcacaggttgtatttacacattattaaaacctttttgtagacaacattggttgtatcaacacaatcttgtccatcctcgtctagaactaattaacactttcaggaTATCAGGATGTGTGACTCTGCAAAAAGCCATGTATAATTGACAGTGACTAAAAACtggtttttttagcaataacccaatgtgagttagtgttcggccctgacttttgttgatagtcatggcatatgcaagcatcaatgagaattatttatgctggaacttgaacgGCAATCTCGTATCAAAAAGAGTGAAAGACATTCGAgagataagaactttggttccttcatgtgtacCATTAACTATTTTTGCTTCAAAAATGTGATAtgtcaatcttgtgatgatgagtcgcgtaccattatatagattttattattaatagtatagattgcctTGCAGCAAAATATATGTACTgcattattacgattagtaattttaatccacaattgtaagaatatattttagtaggaattgtattacaatattttaatgtacaattgtattacgaatatgaattgtactaccatattttaaaatattacgcaaaccttaatagtataagagtgttttaCACGGGATGTTAAGattaaggattttgtttttattaataatataaattaacaaATCGTACTACTAAACTCATTTGTTCTTGATGAGTCACATATAGCAGTaaatcagagcatatcagagctagGATCAGAGTAGttagttgtgattctattaactactctacttattttcttttttgttttttttcactTCGATGCTTTTTAGGTAgtatcatataaaaaaaatttaaaattatttgagaTAGTTGTTTTGCTATATCCATCTAAGAGACTTTGAGACACTTTGTTTTGTGGAGGTATTATATCTCTGCCACATTGAGTTATCAGCACAGGAAATTTATGATAATTCACAAGAGTTTTTTAAGGATTCATACGATATTTTTGATAATTCACAAGAGTTTCTTAAGGATTCACACGATATTTTTGAGAATTTGCCGTATCGTACTTCAAATAGAGGATCACAACACTCGACTACCCTTATCGTGGTCACAAGGCGACAAAGCCTCGATCCACCGATAACGTAAgcacataaaaatgtaattaattaattactaaattaattttaattaacagtataatttaaatattttgcaatTTCCAAAACATAAAAGCCGATAAATTTTTGCAATTAAAGACAACTACATATGAAAATGAAACACTAGCGGAAATAAGGAGAAGCCCAATTGTAGGAATAATATGGGAGATTATAGTCTATAAGAGTTTCGCGCTaatgtaaatttatttatttatctataactatttatttataactATTTATTCTAATATCTTTAGGAAATCTATGATCTTATTGAAGGAAGTAAATTGAGAGGACATTCTGTATTGATTATAGGATATGCCACTATAGGTGGTATTTGGTGTTACAATGTCAAGAATAGCAACTGCGGTATCTATTGGGCAGCTCAATGATACGGCATGATAGTCAGGAATGTCATGCCTAAGGTAGTAGTTTTCAAACCGCATGATAGCCAAAACCAAACATGagtacacagaacggttgcctagactACATAAAACGATTACctaagaatacacaaaatattaacataaatacagagaccggctgaaacgggaaacgtgatttccagaaaaagggacggttagtttacaatgctcaaaacgacgtcgtttacgtacgtggtgcacggtataatttgccataatttGCCCAattaatagaatcacaactaaCTATTCTAATCCTAGCTCTGATCTGCTCTGATCTACTGACAAATGTGACTCATCAAAAACAAATGAATTTAGTAGTATGATGTGttaatctatattattaataaaaacaaaatcctccattttaacttcatTCATATCCAACACACTACTATACTATTaatgtttgcgtaatattgcaaaatatgataatacaatttctattcgtactacaagtctacaattgtacattaaaatatgataatacaatttctaatacaatatattctttcctactttcctattcgtaatgcaattctagattaaaattactaatattaataatacagtacatatacttttatgtaatgtaatctatactatcaATAAAAACAAACTCTCTCATTTTAACTTTCCTAAGTCAttaaggtaattgtagaattcttccgtaagtgttggtcatactcatTTTTCGTTCTTAAGTTGTTATtgatgttgcactttttgtcaTTCTATTAATAaacactagtattttcaccggtgcgatgcacggaatggatttgttataatattaagaatatttggatccatatataattatataaattataacatcaaatgttatatagtgtaattgaagatatgttttggatcaattacgttttctaatgttatgcttgtttgaattctagcaaataattgcttaattaatagctaatgtgtagatgtacgcatgcggtgctggaacTGTAAAGATTttgtatatcattgtttaggatttttataaattggaaaaatatgttcgttctctagtaactcagttataggaatcaattgctattctaattcatatgtatggaagatatatttttgtgtagatatatagcaattttttcatcttagaaaaaacataatatcataggttgtatttacacattattgaaaacctctttgtaaacaacattgGTTGTAGCAACACAATcgtgtccatcctcgtctagaactaattaacactttcaagctatcaggatgggtgactcgggaaaaAGCACGTACAATTGACTGTGATTAAAACTGGTGTTTTcaacaataacccaacgtgagttagtgttcggccctagcttttgttgatagtcatggcatatgcaagcatcaatgagaataatttatgctggaacttgaaggacaatcttgtatcagaaagagtgagagacattcgagatataagaactttggttccttcatgtgtcccattaactattcctgcttcaacaatgtgatctgccaatcttgtgatgatgagtcggGTACcattataaagaccaagagaatggtctatcttccgCCATAACATAtcaggtgcaccgacctttaacatcaatgaatgattaagaaaatcatacaatcttaAACTGTTTAAGAATTTTGGattgtgtacttctaatagattttcaccgtctggttctgccttacacaaagagttacaacttaaatatgttcgtccttttgcaatattcatgttgcacatgtactgattaatttgatcaacgacatctaaactTGGCGAGCAGATCACTGACCTTCCAGCTACGACTTATCATGCgtgccatatcttgagcttgaaatttaaaaaatcacttttaatgtaatcaaagcattgagtcataacaatattgacactaaaattttaattttatgatctacatgtatatattctgtgatttttttcataaaattagttttgatagtcaaactgtaaaacatattgattttaccaatcactaaattttaaaatgtttcagattctcaggtatatataagtaaactcacatctaaagcctaatttGTTTTGTctatatttcatacatataaagcaagtctctgactattgtgagaagttagtaaccgtgagtctaacatacaacataaaacattgtgtgatagtggCTAGTAACTTTGTggtaagaccattcaagcatataagcatgtttcgagcTAATTTCTatgctttcaaaattcaaataatcaTACTGGCATcaggcaataaacaaaaatatatcagaatgtatgaatcatatatctaaactgttaatccaaacttcactccagaTTACCAAATAGAGTGTATGGCTTTTTGAGATGATTcacatccaaactgttgaaatgcaaTGCCCATATATAACCGTTGATTGGCAGACTACTCGTGCTTCATATTTTATCAAAGTAtccgtttcttatgatattatgatttataacatataagaatcgacaaataaactatagtatgagtcttccttgcatgcagcaaatatcacaaaaattcagtgttctaaaataagtgtataaatgtaataggtagataatttacattgcattatatatcattaatttaattacttgtcggttagttattgcaagatcttgaggtacacttatattttgatatttagtaagtataactatattagagaaaaattcaccTAGGAGTTATGGGATAATCAGTAGAGTGATTGGCTCAACCGTATGTTCCTATGCGTTTCTGGGATTACGCGTTTGAAACCGCagtctatttaattaataagatgCCTACTTGCGTTCTTAATAATGAGAGTCCgcattttcatattttcatattCATAAATCACCCCCTCGTACTCGTTCTTACGCGTTTTTGGTTGCTTGTGTTTTCCTCTTTTACGGCCATATAACAAGCATAAATTGCAGTTTCGTTCCTCTCCTTGTGTTTTTTAGGATATCCTGAGTCTTATTGTGGCTATCGTTGTATGGATTTAACAACTAACAAGGTATTCATTTGTCGCCATGTGCGCTTTGATGAAACAGTTTTTCCTTTGTCTAGTGGTGTGTTTGTGCAGACTAGCTGTCCGTTTGTGGATCTGTGCAGTGTTGCTATTTTTGTGGTTGGTAGTTCGGGCTTTGTTACTATGTGCCCAGATCCTGCCCTTGCTGTCTCGGGACCTCGTGTTGAGGTGCCATCGGGTGGTGCTCCTGTTTCGGACAGCTCGCGGACTGTTACTGCTGTTCCGGCACGGGCTCCTCGTCCTCAGGTTCGTCAGTCGCGTAAAGGACATCTTCAGTCTCATTCAATGCAGTTGCGCAGTATGTCTCGCGGTCCGGTTGGTTTAAGTTGGTACATCTGAACCCACGTGTTTTATGCAGGCCGTGTAGTACCCCGAGTGGCGTGAGGCCATGGACCCTGAGTTCAATACGTTACTACATAATAGAGCTTGGAGGTTGGTTCCTTTCACATCTGGAATGAATGTAGTTGGATGCAAGTGGGTTTTCCGGACTAAACAGAAAGCCGATGGTTCTATTGAGTG
This portion of the Ipomoea triloba cultivar NCNSP0323 chromosome 5, ASM357664v1 genome encodes:
- the LOC116019936 gene encoding auxilin-related protein 2, translating into MDEFGVLVERYGVKSRGNSTPLANLKAKSKPSSGFPKDLGYDSGQKSSNNSDPFNGSFVDDLDGVFRSGKVSGQQNYDNSDIFGGQFPSSNSTTAQQSHVDLDTFFKGSTNQNGNNRNNSNLRDDFDFFGSAPKPSDSVDDLFGNLGFKSEGAKKTVVQNVHGSDDLIPGFGSHSNSEKSARTSHSQQSSVHSYKQSSTFADDPFSVFESTPPAQNVSSWPFSDPLEKLAETNPSINGLEDFVSGRGTSTSQGQQHYVSRKESNVKKTHSAGDIFGNTSTDPMFDMLFNNNGGGTNDKWTSHGTQSTGKSKSPLKNFVDDFSSSLFGDLGSSFDEFREVEGESEERRRARLNHHTRTRERMARALAEKNQRDLQTQQEQEEKSRLAEALDEEIKRWAAGKEGNLRALLSSLQYVLWPECGWQAVSLTDLITSTSVKKVYHKATLCVHPDKVQQKRASLREKYIAEKVFDILKEAFIKFNAEELR